The DNA window CGGCCGCGGTAGCCCTTGGCCACCATCGGGCCGCCAAGGATAATGCGGCCCCCGTCGACGCGTACGCGCGCGCCCGCGATCGGGGTGCCGTCGTAGACGCAGCCGCCCGCGGTTTCCGAGGAGCCGTAGGTGGTCACCACGTTGATGCGCAGCTTGCGCGCGGAATCCAAAAGGCGCGGGTTGGTGGCGGCGCCGCCGACGAGGACGGCGGTGAAGCGTCGTAAAGCATCGATGCCCTGCAGGCTCGAGGTGGCCTTGGCCAGCTGGTGGGGCGAGATGGCGGTGTAGCAGCGCTCGCCGGTCGCCGCGAGCTCCTCGGCGCGCTCGGCGAACTGGTTGATGCTGAAGCCGTGGGAAAGATCCAGGTAGGCGGGCTCGACACCCGCGACCATGCTACGTACCAGCACCAGGATGCCCGCGATGTAGGCGGCGGGCATGGAAAGCAGCCACTGACCCTGGCCGCCGAGTGCCTGGTGGGTCGCGTCCGCGCTGGAAATGAGGTTTGCCGCGGTGAGTAGGGCACCCTTGGGGCGGCCCGTGGACCCGGAGGTGGCGACGACAAGCGCCACGTCATCGTCGATAGGCTGGCCCACGCCCTGCGTGTTGCGCAGCAGGTCCGCGCGCGTCGGGTCGTCGGCGGGCACGGGCAAAAGCGCGCGCTGGCCGGTGAGCGCCTCCTCGAGGGCGGGCATAATCGCCAGCGGGTTTGCGGGGTCGACGGGCAGGATCTCAAGGCGCTTGGTCACGGAAATAGCCTAGCAGTGCTTATACCTCTTTATGACTCGGCGAGTCATAAAGAGGTATAAAGGTGGCATGCAGCCCAGCCCGTACACCCCAGGCGAAATCGCGCCCGAAGTCTTCGGCCGCGAGCAGATCCTTGAAGACATCCGCCGCGACCTCGCCTTCATCATCGTCGAGCCGCGCTTTGTCGGCCGCATCCAAGTCTTCGCCGGCCCGCGCGGCGTGGGCAAAACGAGCCTCCTGCGCGCCGCGCAAGCCGACGCCGCGGCCAAGGGCTTCGACACGCTCTGGGTCACCGCGGGCGACGGGCCGCTGCTCGGGGCGCTCGTGGAAGCGCTCGAAGAGGTCTCCAGCACCTGGCAGGGCTCGCTTGTCGACGCCCTGCGCACCCTCATTACTTCCGCAAAAGTCGAAGTCGCCGGCGTCTCCGTGAGCGGGACGGCCCCGCGCACGAGCCCGGAGACGGGCAGCCAGGGCCGCCGGCTGCAAAAACTGCTCGCCGCCGCAGGCGAAGCGGCTCAAGAGCGCTCCCGCGGGCTCGTGCTGTTCATCGACGAGATCCAGAGCGCGGACGCCGACGGCATCAAAGCGCTCGCCTACGCCTGGCAACACATGCAGTCCGAGCAGCGCGACCTGCCCATGGCCGCCTACACCGCAGGCCTGAGCCACACCCAGGACGTGGTGACGGACGCGGTGAGCTTCGCCGAACGCTTCGGCTACCAGCACCTGCACAACCTCACCCACGCGCAGGCGAGCAACGCGCTGGATAGCCTCGCCGCGGCGAAGGGGGTCCGCTGGTCCGCCGAGGCACTCGAGGCGGCACTCGGGTTCGCGGGCGGCTACCCCTACTTCATGCAGGTGATCGGTGATGAGGCATGGCGCGCCGCCGGCTTCCCCGGTCCCGGCACCGTGTTGGAAGTGCCGCAAGTTGAGGCAGCGGGCGAGGGTTTCAACCAGATGCGCCAGACCTTCTTCCGCGCCCGCTGGAAGAAGGCCACACCCGCGGAAGCGCGGATGCTGCGCGCCATGGCTGCCACTGGTGAGGCTGTCGGAGACAGGCCTGTCAAACGCAGCGCGATCGCCGAGGCAATGGGGCGCGAATCCAACGACCTGAGCATGGCGCGACGCTCCCTGCTAGACAAGGGGCTCATCGACACCTCTAGTTACGGTTACCTGGAGTTCACCGCGCCGGGTTTCGCCGAGTTCGTGCGGGGGCTGTGAGCGGTGCGGTGGCGTACGGTCGACGCAGTGCTCGCCGCACCTGCCGCAGTGCTGGCGCTGGTATACACCGTCGGCGCGTGTGCGGACCCGAGCGACGTGTTCGGGTGGGCGCAAGCTTTGTTGTCCTGGGGTTTCGTCGCGGCGTTCGGGGCGTTGCGGGCGCGGGTGAGGTGGGCGTCGGCAAGCATGATTGCCCTGAACGCGACCTGGTCGGCGGTGTGGATGCTCGCGCCGATCAACCTGGGCTACACGGTGTGGGTGCTCGCCGTGCCGGTCGCCGTGTTCGTCGCGCGGAGGTTTGCGGGCGGGCGCTTCGCTTACGGCGTGCTTGCCGCGGCGATGGCGTGGTCCTTTGCCTCGCCGTTTATGTGGACGTGGGACGAGAGTCTTGTCCTGTTCTACCGGCGCGGGATCGACTGGGGGCTCACGCTTGCGGCGCATTGGGCGGTGTGCGCGGTGGCGTATTTGGTGGCGGCGAATCTGGCGCAAGAGGATCGGGCCAAGCGGGAGCGGCTACACAAGGCGCGCGAGGATGAGCGGCTGGCCATTGCCGGCGATGTGCACGACCTTCTGGGGCACACGCTCACGCTGATCAAGGTGCAGGCCAACGCGGGGCTCGCGGCGGGCAACGAGCGCGAAACGCTGACGCAGATCAGCCAAGAGGCGGGTGCTGCGCTTGCAGACATGCGACAGCTCGTGCGGGGTCTGCGCGACGGGGGCGTAGTGCTCTCGCCGACCGCTGGCGCTGAGGAGCTGCCAGAGCTTCTGCGCCGCTTCCAGGAGGCGGGGGTCAACGTGTCGCTTGAGGGCACCCTGCCGCAGGTCCCCGCCGTGAGCAGCGTGGCTGCTTACCGCATCGTCGCCGAAGCCGTGACCAACGCCGCGCGCCACCAACAGGACCCGGAGGTGCGTGTGCGAGTCGATGCGGGGCAGCGGTGCACCGTGACCATCACCTCGACCGGGCCGATCCGTCCACGGCCCGGCACCGGCACAGGCCTCGAGGGCTGCCGCGAGCGCGCGGCGAGCACGGGTGGCACGCTTGAGACCATGCAGCACGGAAACACCTTTATTGTGCGCGCGGAGCTGGGCCGATGATTCGCATCTTGCTTGCCGACGACCAACTGCTCCTCCTCTCCGCCCTGTCCACCATCCTCTCCACGCAGCCGGATATGGAGGTGGTTGCCACAGCAAAGGACGGGGCCCAAGCGGTGGAGCAAGCGCGGGCGCACCGCATCGACGTGGCGGTGATGGATATTCGCATGCCGGTGCTCGACGGGATCGCGGCGGCGTCGGAAATCCTGCCCTTGGGCACGCGTGTGATGATGCTGACCACGTTTGACGACGACGCGCTGATCCAGTCCGCCATCGCCGCCGGCGTCCACGGCTTCCTGCTCAAAGACGCTGACCCGGAGGTGCTCGCGGACGCGGTACGCACCGTCGCGAGTGGCGAGTCCGTCCTGGCCAGCGGGGTAACGGGGCGTGTGATGCAGTGGGCGCGCGAAGGGGCAGGCGAGCCTCCGGCCAGGGCACAGATCGACGGGCTCACCGCCCGCGAGCTGGACGTGCTCGCCGAGGTCGGCCGCGGGGCAACCAACGCCGAGATTGCGCAGCAGTTGTACATCGCGGAGACCACCGTGAAAACGCACGTGTCCAGCCTGCTGTCCAAATTAGGCGCGCGCGACCGGA is part of the Corynebacterium imitans genome and encodes:
- the menE gene encoding o-succinylbenzoate--CoA ligase, whose amino-acid sequence is MTKRLEILPVDPANPLAIMPALEEALTGQRALLPVPADDPTRADLLRNTQGVGQPIDDDVALVVATSGSTGRPKGALLTAANLISSADATHQALGGQGQWLLSMPAAYIAGILVLVRSMVAGVEPAYLDLSHGFSINQFAERAEELAATGERCYTAISPHQLAKATSSLQGIDALRRFTAVLVGGAATNPRLLDSARKLRINVVTTYGSSETAGGCVYDGTPIAGARVRVDGGRIILGGPMVAKGYRGRVEPNPFTTDADGQQWFTTSDAGHIDGGTLTVEGRLDNVISSGGFKLQPEVLEHFLLAQPGVTGACVVGVPDERFGQRICAAYTGSASVAELMDAFEDLPRWQVPKELRPIPALPQLGPGKVDRAAVAELFGGR
- a CDS encoding ATP-binding protein, whose translation is MQPSPYTPGEIAPEVFGREQILEDIRRDLAFIIVEPRFVGRIQVFAGPRGVGKTSLLRAAQADAAAKGFDTLWVTAGDGPLLGALVEALEEVSSTWQGSLVDALRTLITSAKVEVAGVSVSGTAPRTSPETGSQGRRLQKLLAAAGEAAQERSRGLVLFIDEIQSADADGIKALAYAWQHMQSEQRDLPMAAYTAGLSHTQDVVTDAVSFAERFGYQHLHNLTHAQASNALDSLAAAKGVRWSAEALEAALGFAGGYPYFMQVIGDEAWRAAGFPGPGTVLEVPQVEAAGEGFNQMRQTFFRARWKKATPAEARMLRAMAATGEAVGDRPVKRSAIAEAMGRESNDLSMARRSLLDKGLIDTSSYGYLEFTAPGFAEFVRGL
- a CDS encoding sensor histidine kinase, coding for MLAAPAAVLALVYTVGACADPSDVFGWAQALLSWGFVAAFGALRARVRWASASMIALNATWSAVWMLAPINLGYTVWVLAVPVAVFVARRFAGGRFAYGVLAAAMAWSFASPFMWTWDESLVLFYRRGIDWGLTLAAHWAVCAVAYLVAANLAQEDRAKRERLHKAREDERLAIAGDVHDLLGHTLTLIKVQANAGLAAGNERETLTQISQEAGAALADMRQLVRGLRDGGVVLSPTAGAEELPELLRRFQEAGVNVSLEGTLPQVPAVSSVAAYRIVAEAVTNAARHQQDPEVRVRVDAGQRCTVTITSTGPIRPRPGTGTGLEGCRERAASTGGTLETMQHGNTFIVRAELGR
- a CDS encoding response regulator transcription factor; translated protein: MIRILLADDQLLLLSALSTILSTQPDMEVVATAKDGAQAVEQARAHRIDVAVMDIRMPVLDGIAAASEILPLGTRVMMLTTFDDDALIQSAIAAGVHGFLLKDADPEVLADAVRTVASGESVLASGVTGRVMQWAREGAGEPPARAQIDGLTARELDVLAEVGRGATNAEIAQQLYIAETTVKTHVSSLLSKLGARDRIALVLIAQRAGISSHGRS